One Oceanispirochaeta sp. genomic region harbors:
- a CDS encoding HD domain-containing phosphohydrolase, translated as MSIDGDKSLHFSSDIKEHKESVPEDPWKILIVDDESIMHSVTKLVLRDYRFEGRKLHFLSAYSSIEARTIIKENPDIAVALIDIVMEEDNSGLQFVHWLRDDQKNREIRIILRTGQPGLAPERDIIQRYEINDYKEKTELTDVKLITSLTVAIRGFRDLHVLNRNRHGFQKILAGGTELWSTENTRDFLFRILQQYQRIAAGESGLIQKDSLIIQNGDMGCRIRLGTGIYAEQEGSSLSEAYDSEFAPLIKECARGGSIIYVFPFLACALGTRQDEGLYLITRLGKAPDKTDHNILSAFLMNTSLAMDYWILSVSRSRSQKKMLYFLSEVIEQHFAETGNHIRRVSEMVYLMSIKLGIQEDQAENWKMASILHDLGKIGIPDHILKKPGKLSYEEMVIMKSHVQIGYKMLSSNKDEFFPDAAAIALSHHECWDGSGYPDGLRGDEISRPARILAVVDVFDALTHKRIYKEAWKMEEALKFILEKKGRDFEPDLVDLFLENYEEMKGILNAYPD; from the coding sequence ATGAGTATTGATGGAGATAAGAGTTTACATTTCAGCTCAGATATAAAAGAACATAAGGAATCTGTTCCTGAAGACCCCTGGAAGATCCTGATCGTGGACGATGAATCCATAATGCACTCCGTAACAAAGCTTGTTCTGAGGGATTATCGGTTTGAAGGGCGAAAACTTCATTTTCTTTCAGCCTATTCTTCTATTGAAGCCAGGACAATCATAAAGGAAAACCCCGATATAGCGGTTGCTCTCATCGATATTGTCATGGAAGAAGACAACAGTGGACTCCAATTTGTCCATTGGTTACGGGATGATCAGAAAAACAGAGAGATTCGCATTATCCTGCGGACCGGACAACCTGGACTCGCTCCGGAAAGGGATATCATTCAGCGTTACGAGATTAATGATTATAAAGAAAAAACTGAGCTTACAGATGTCAAACTGATAACATCTTTAACAGTGGCAATCCGTGGATTTCGGGATCTTCATGTGCTGAACCGGAACCGGCATGGTTTTCAGAAGATTTTGGCTGGGGGTACCGAACTCTGGTCGACAGAGAATACCCGTGACTTTCTATTCCGTATTCTTCAGCAGTATCAGCGGATTGCCGCAGGAGAATCCGGTCTTATCCAAAAGGATTCTCTGATTATTCAGAATGGGGACATGGGCTGCCGAATCCGTCTGGGGACTGGAATCTATGCAGAACAGGAAGGCTCCTCTCTGAGTGAGGCGTATGACAGTGAGTTTGCCCCCCTCATCAAGGAGTGCGCCCGGGGGGGCAGTATTATATATGTCTTTCCCTTTCTGGCCTGTGCTCTGGGTACCCGGCAGGATGAGGGCCTTTATCTCATCACCCGTCTGGGAAAAGCCCCGGATAAAACGGATCATAACATTCTGTCGGCCTTTTTGATGAACACCTCTCTGGCCATGGATTATTGGATCCTTTCGGTGAGCCGTTCCCGATCTCAGAAGAAAATGCTCTACTTTCTCTCCGAGGTCATAGAACAGCACTTTGCCGAGACGGGGAATCATATCCGCAGAGTCTCTGAAATGGTATATCTCATGTCAATCAAGCTGGGCATACAAGAGGACCAGGCTGAGAATTGGAAAATGGCTTCCATCCTCCATGATCTGGGCAAGATTGGTATTCCTGATCATATTCTGAAGAAACCAGGCAAACTCAGCTATGAAGAGATGGTCATCATGAAATCCCATGTACAGATCGGGTATAAAATGCTCAGCTCCAATAAGGATGAGTTCTTTCCCGATGCCGCGGCTATTGCTCTTTCACACCATGAATGCTGGGACGGCAGCGGTTATCCTGATGGTCTCAGGGGAGACGAGATTTCCCGTCCAGCCCGGATTCTGGCGGTTGTTGATGTTTTTGATGCCCTGACGCATAAACGTATTTATAAAGAAGCCTGGAAAATGGAAGAAGCCCTGAAATTCATCCTGGAGAAAAAAGGCCGGGATTTTGAGCCGGATCTGGTAGATTTGTTTCTCGAAAATTATGAGGAGATGAAAGGAATTCTGAATGCCTACCCTGATTAA